The Dyadobacter sp. 676 DNA window TCGGTCATGCGGCAGACGTTGCTTTTCTCCGGCCTGGAAGTGATCGCCTACAACAGCAACCGCCGCCAGAAGGATTTGAAACTGTTTGAATTTGGCAAAACCTACCATGAAACCGACGGCAAATACATCGAAAAAGAGCGGCTTTCGGTGTTCCTTACCGGCAATATCCGTCAGGAAAGCTGGTTCGAGAAATCGCGCGAGGTGGTTTTCCATGATTTGGCTGCATTCGTCAACCAGGTTTTGACTTCGATGAAGATCCGGGACGTGCAGAAACAGGAAGCGGATAGCGCCATTTTCAAAAGTGGATTGACATTGCTCGCCAATAAAAAACCGGTAGTGTCCTTCGGGTTGCTGAATGCGTCCATTGCCAAAAAGCTGGATATCAAAGCGCCTGTGTACTACGCCGATTTCGACTGGGAATACCTGCTGCGCCAGTACAATGCTGCCGTTGAATATGTGGAAGTACCCAAGTTTCCGGAAGTCCGCCGCGACCTTTCTGTGGTATTGAACAAGAAAGTCACTTTTGAAGAACTGCGCCAGGCCGCCTACAAGACCGAGCGTAACCTGCTTCGGGCCGTGAACGTGTTCGACGTGTACGAAGGGGCGAACCTGGAAGGTAAAAAGTCGTATTCGATCAGCTTCATTTTGCAGGATGAACAGCAAACGCTCACCGACAAAGTGATCGACAAAACGATGCAACGGCTGATTGCAACTTACGAAAGGGAATTTGAGGCGGTGATCAGAAAGTAAACCACAGTTTTCATTGTCGGATTTTTCAGTTGAGGAAAATGGAGAGAACCACTGAACGTATTATCGAACACAAACTGTCCGACGTCGAGAAAAAACTCGAAATCCTGATCAATCATAAAGAGAAGTTAAGCTGGTCGATCTCAGAGCTCCAGCGCGAAAACGCGGAGCTCCGGGCGGCCAATGCGAAGCTCACGGAAGAAGCGAAAGAAATAAGGAAAAAATACACCTCTTTGGAAAAAGACTTTAATAAGTCTAAAAGTTTCGCTAAACTTGTCACTAGTAAACTGACACCAACAGGCGCAATTGCCGAACTGAAAGAATCAGTTGAAAGATATATCCAGGAGATCGATAAGTGCATCGAATTGCTTGAAGATACCTTATGAAAAAAAATAGCATACCTAATCCAGACGTTTCTGTCTTTATAAAACTGCTGGACAGAGGTTTCAAACTGAGCGTTCCGGCGGATCAGGAGAAATTTTACAGGGATGGGTATGAGGTGTTCATGCAGCGTGTGCAACAGCATAAAGAAAAAGGGAAAGTATACGGTGATATAGAGGCCATTGCATTGACTTCTATCGAATGCCTGGTGGCATTACAACGAAACCAGGAAGAAATGAACGACCTGGTAGCGGCTTTTAAAAGCAGAGTGGAAAAACTGGACGAAACGCTCGCCAGCGCTATTGAGAGCTGAACCCATACCTAACCCCTTGATTTTTACAGTATCTGCAAAAATATACTTTCAATTTCTTCCATTTTCGGCATTTCAACGCGGGTGTAGTCGGTAAAACCAACTATATATAACCATTATTGAAATGTCAAATTCTTTGTTCTTCATCGTCATCCTGTCCGATATCATCGCCGTAGGGGTGGGTATTTTTGCAGGTAAGTACATTTTTCAGCGATCATTCGACGCCAAGGAAAAAGAGGCCCAGGAGCGTGCCGCTGAAATTCTCAGGAATGCAGAGGTAGCAGCCGAAAACATCAAGAAAGACCGCATTCTCGAAGCAAAAGAAAAGTACCTCCGTTTAAAATCGGAATTCGAAGAAGACGCCAATAAAAAGCGCAGCATCCTGCAAAGCAACGAGCAGAAACTCAAACAGCGCGAGCAGAGCCTGAACCAGAGCATGGAACAGACCAAGCGCAAGGAAAACGAGCTCGAAAACCTCAGAAACAGCCTCAACCAACAGCTGGAAGCGGCTACCAAACGTCGCGAGGAAGCGGAGAAATCATTACAGCAACAAGTTGCACAGCTTGAAAAAATCGCCAATCTTACCGCGGAGCAGGCCCGCGAGCAACTCGTGGACGCTCTGAGGGCCGAAGCCGAAACCCGCGCCGGGTCCTATATTAAAAGTGCCATGGAAGAGGCGCGGCTTACCGCCACGAAAGAAGCCAAAAAGATCGTCATCGAAACCATCCAGCGTACCGCCGCGGAGCACGCCATCGAAAACTGCGTTTCCGTATTCAACATCGAAAACGACGATATCAAAGGGAAAATCATCGGTCGTGAAGGACGTAACATCCGTGCGCTGGAAGCGGCAACGGGTGTCGAAATCATCGTCGACGACACGCCGGAAGCGATTGTTATCTCCGGTTTCGACCCTGTAAGGAGGGAAATCGCACGGCTTTCGCTGCACCGCCTCGTGCAGGACGGACGTATCCACCCGGCCCGCATTGAAGAGGTAGTAGCCAAAACGCGCAAAAACATCGAAGACGAAATCGTCGAAATCGGCGAAAGGACCGTGATCGACATGGGTATCCACGGCCTGCACCCCGAGCTGGTGAAAATGATCGGCCGGATGCGTTTCCGTTCGTCTTACGGACAAAACCTGCTGCAACACTCCCGCGAGGTGGCCAAATTATGCGCCACAATGGCCGCGGAGCTTGGTTTGAATACCAAATTGGCCAAACGTGCCGGTTTGCTCCACGATATAGGCAAGGTATGGCCCGAAGAATCGGATCTCCCGCACGCGATCCTGGGTATGGAGCTTGCCAAGAAATACAAGGAAAACCCCGAGGTTTGCAACGCAATCGGCGCACACCACGACGAGATCGAGATGACGAGCATTCTCTCGCCGATTATCCAGGTTTGCGATGCCATTTCAGGCTCCCGCCCGGGTGCCCGCCGCGAAATGATGGAATCGTACATC harbors:
- the zapA gene encoding cell division protein ZapA, which encodes MKKNSIPNPDVSVFIKLLDRGFKLSVPADQEKFYRDGYEVFMQRVQQHKEKGKVYGDIEAIALTSIECLVALQRNQEEMNDLVAAFKSRVEKLDETLASAIES
- the rny gene encoding ribonuclease Y, with translation MSNSLFFIVILSDIIAVGVGIFAGKYIFQRSFDAKEKEAQERAAEILRNAEVAAENIKKDRILEAKEKYLRLKSEFEEDANKKRSILQSNEQKLKQREQSLNQSMEQTKRKENELENLRNSLNQQLEAATKRREEAEKSLQQQVAQLEKIANLTAEQAREQLVDALRAEAETRAGSYIKSAMEEARLTATKEAKKIVIETIQRTAAEHAIENCVSVFNIENDDIKGKIIGREGRNIRALEAATGVEIIVDDTPEAIVISGFDPVRREIARLSLHRLVQDGRIHPARIEEVVAKTRKNIEDEIVEIGERTVIDMGIHGLHPELVKMIGRMRFRSSYGQNLLQHSREVAKLCATMAAELGLNTKLAKRAGLLHDIGKVWPEESDLPHAILGMELAKKYKENPEVCNAIGAHHDEIEMTSILSPIIQVCDAISGSRPGARREMMESYIQRLRDLENLALSFDGVEKCYAIQAGRELRVIIDADNVSDEKAGLLSFDISQKIEKEMQYPGQIKITVIREMRSVAYAR